Proteins from a genomic interval of Diaphorobacter sp. HDW4A:
- a CDS encoding Hsp70 family protein — translation MMADHSHTIPGTLGIDFGTSNSAAAFCPPGGQSRLLPLEGAATGMPTALFFNTEEHRTHYGRDAMKQYLEGEPGRLMRSLKSLLGSALLQEKTAVHDKLVSYQDIISLFLRHVSQQTRASLDGKLPERVVLGRPVHFVDEHPERDRDAQNALAQAAKDAGLGEVSFQLEPIAAALDYERRLTSETIALVVDIGGGTSDFTVVRLGPEHAGKADRTSDILATGGVHIGGTDFDHRLNVEQVMPLLGYRHIGSSGREVPSSVFFDLSTWHLIQWLYTQKSLASVRGLRGDYTDPRMHQRLLRVIEEREGHRLANAVEQAKIVASSTHGAAPIQLDWLERGLDAQITPDDLQSRLGALLQQVVQCAQDCVQRAGVSVPGAIYLTGGSSALTALRGALRVAFPEVPQVEGDLFGGVATGLAYA, via the coding sequence ATGATGGCTGATCACTCGCACACCATTCCCGGCACGCTGGGCATCGACTTCGGAACCTCCAACTCTGCCGCCGCCTTTTGTCCGCCAGGTGGGCAATCGCGCCTGCTGCCGCTCGAAGGCGCGGCCACAGGCATGCCCACGGCGCTGTTCTTCAATACCGAGGAGCACCGCACGCATTACGGGCGTGACGCGATGAAGCAGTATCTCGAGGGCGAGCCCGGCCGCCTGATGCGCTCGCTCAAAAGCCTTCTCGGCAGCGCGCTGCTGCAGGAAAAGACGGCCGTGCACGACAAGCTGGTGAGCTATCAGGACATCATCTCGCTGTTCCTGCGTCATGTATCACAGCAAACGCGTGCATCGCTCGACGGCAAGCTGCCCGAGCGCGTGGTGCTTGGCCGCCCGGTGCATTTCGTGGATGAGCATCCGGAGAGGGATCGTGATGCCCAGAACGCGCTGGCTCAGGCGGCGAAGGACGCGGGTCTCGGCGAAGTCAGCTTCCAACTCGAGCCGATTGCCGCAGCGCTGGATTACGAACGACGCCTGACCAGTGAAACCATTGCACTGGTGGTCGACATCGGCGGTGGTACGTCCGACTTCACCGTCGTGCGCCTCGGTCCTGAGCATGCGGGCAAGGCGGATCGCACGAGCGACATTCTCGCGACCGGCGGCGTGCACATCGGCGGCACGGACTTTGACCATCGACTCAACGTCGAGCAGGTCATGCCGCTGCTCGGATATCGCCATATCGGCTCGAGTGGCCGCGAGGTGCCAAGCAGCGTGTTCTTCGATCTGTCCACCTGGCACCTGATCCAGTGGCTCTATACGCAGAAATCGCTCGCTTCCGTGCGTGGATTGCGCGGCGACTACACGGATCCGCGCATGCACCAGCGCCTTCTGCGCGTGATCGAGGAGCGCGAAGGCCACCGCCTGGCTAACGCCGTGGAGCAGGCCAAGATCGTCGCTTCGAGCACCCATGGCGCTGCGCCCATTCAGCTCGACTGGCTGGAGCGAGGTCTGGATGCACAGATCACGCCGGACGATCTGCAGTCGCGCCTCGGCGCCTTGCTGCAGCAGGTGGTGCAATGCGCGCAGGACTGCGTTCAGCGCGCCGGAGTCAGCGTGCCCGGTGCGATCTATCTGACCGGTGGTTCTTCCGCGCTCACTG
- the rplQ gene encoding 50S ribosomal protein L17 yields the protein MRHGLGLRKLNRTSSHRLAMLKNMMNSLIEHEAIKTTVPKAKELRRVIEPMITLAKVDTVANRRLAFDRLRDRDSVTKLFNDLGPRFNARPGGYTRILKMGYRVGDNAPMAYVELVDRAPEAAAENTESAA from the coding sequence ATGCGCCACGGTCTCGGCCTTCGCAAACTGAATCGCACCAGCTCGCACCGCCTCGCGATGCTGAAGAACATGATGAACTCGCTCATCGAGCACGAGGCCATCAAGACTACCGTTCCCAAGGCCAAGGAACTGCGCCGCGTGATCGAACCCATGATCACTTTGGCCAAGGTGGACACTGTTGCCAACCGTCGTCTGGCATTCGACCGCCTGCGTGATCGCGACAGCGTGACCAAGCTGTTCAACGATCTGGGCCCGCGTTTCAACGCACGTCCAGGCGGCTACACACGTATCCTGAAGATGGGTTACCGTGTGGGCGACAACGCACCTATGGCTTACGTTGAGCTCGTGGACCGTGCTCCTGAAGCCGCCGCAGAAAATACTGAATCCGCTGCGTAA
- the rpoA gene encoding DNA-directed RNA polymerase subunit alpha, with amino-acid sequence MQTNLLKPKAINVEQLGHNRAKVELEPFERGYGHTLGNAIRRVLLSSMVGYAATEVTIAGVLHEYSSIDGVQEDVVNILLNLKGVVFKLHNRDEVTLSLRKDGEGVVTAQDIQTPHDVEIVNPDHVIAHLSAGGKLDMQIKVEKGRGYVPGNLRRYSDESTKSIGRIVLDASFSPVKRVSYTVESARVEQRTDLDKLVVEIETNGAITAEDAVRASAKILVEQLAVFAQLEGGELAAFDAPSGSRNNATFDPILLRPVDELELTVRSANCLKAENIYYIGDLIQRTENELLKTPNLGRKSLNEIKEVLASRGLTLGMKLENWPPAGLDKR; translated from the coding sequence ATGCAAACCAATTTGCTGAAGCCCAAGGCAATCAACGTAGAACAGCTTGGTCACAATCGTGCCAAGGTCGAGTTGGAGCCTTTTGAGCGTGGTTACGGCCACACCCTGGGCAATGCTATCCGCCGCGTACTGCTCTCCTCCATGGTTGGCTACGCTGCAACGGAAGTGACCATCGCTGGTGTGCTGCACGAGTACTCGTCCATCGACGGTGTTCAGGAAGATGTCGTCAACATCCTGCTGAACCTGAAGGGCGTGGTTTTCAAACTGCACAACCGTGACGAAGTGACCCTGAGCCTGCGCAAAGATGGCGAAGGCGTTGTCACCGCACAAGACATCCAGACTCCGCATGACGTGGAAATCGTCAATCCGGACCATGTGATCGCCCATCTGTCTGCCGGCGGCAAGCTGGACATGCAGATCAAGGTGGAGAAGGGTCGCGGTTATGTGCCGGGCAACCTGCGCCGCTATTCCGACGAATCGACCAAGTCGATCGGCCGCATCGTTCTGGACGCATCGTTTTCCCCAGTGAAGCGCGTGAGCTACACCGTGGAAAGCGCCCGCGTGGAACAGCGTACCGACCTGGACAAGCTGGTCGTCGAAATCGAAACCAACGGTGCCATCACCGCTGAAGACGCAGTGCGTGCCTCCGCCAAGATTCTGGTAGAACAGCTGGCTGTGTTCGCTCAGCTCGAAGGCGGCGAACTGGCTGCATTCGATGCACCATCGGGTTCACGCAATAACGCGACGTTCGATCCAATCCTGCTGCGTCCTGTGGATGAGCTGGAACTGACCGTGCGTTCCGCCAACTGCCTGAAGGCCGAAAACATCTACTACATCGGTGATCTGATCCAGCGCACCGAGAACGAGCTGCTCAAGACCCCCAATCTGGGTCGTAAGTCGCTCAACGAAATCAAGGAAGTTCTTGCCTCGCGTGGTCTCACGCTCGGCATGAAGCTCGAGAACTGGCCACCGGCCGGCCTCGACAAGCGTTGA
- the rpsD gene encoding 30S ribosomal protein S4, with protein sequence MARYLGPKAKLSRREGTDLFLKSARRSIADKCKFDSKPGQHGRTSGARTSDYGLQLREKQKVKRMYGVLEKQFRRYFEMADGKKGNTGANLLSVLESRLDNVVYRMGFGSTRAEARQLVSHKAITVNGQSVNIASYLVKAGDVVAVREKSKKQARIVEALQLAQQVGLPAWVEVNVDKVEGIFKKSPDRDEFAADINESLIVELYSR encoded by the coding sequence GTGGCACGTTACCTCGGCCCCAAGGCCAAACTCTCCCGCCGTGAAGGCACCGACCTGTTCCTGAAGAGCGCACGTCGCTCGATCGCGGACAAGTGCAAGTTCGACTCGAAGCCTGGCCAACATGGCCGCACTTCGGGTGCACGTACCTCCGACTACGGTCTGCAACTGCGCGAAAAGCAAAAAGTAAAGCGCATGTACGGCGTGTTGGAGAAGCAGTTCCGTCGCTACTTCGAAATGGCTGATGGCAAGAAGGGCAACACTGGTGCCAACCTGCTGTCCGTGCTCGAATCGCGTCTGGACAATGTCGTGTACCGTATGGGCTTCGGCTCCACACGTGCTGAAGCACGTCAGCTGGTGTCGCACAAGGCCATCACCGTGAACGGTCAATCCGTGAACATCGCTTCCTACCTGGTGAAGGCTGGTGATGTGGTTGCCGTGCGTGAGAAGTCCAAGAAGCAGGCTCGTATCGTCGAAGCTCTGCAACTGGCCCAGCAAGTGGGTCTGCCCGCTTGGGTTGAGGTGAACGTCGACAAGGTCGAAGGCATCTTCAAGAAGTCTCCTGACCGTGACGAATTCGCGGCCGACATCAACGAATCGCTGATCGTTGAGTTGTACTCGCGTTAA
- the rpsK gene encoding 30S ribosomal protein S11, whose protein sequence is MAKSPANNAAQRVRKKVRKNVSDGIAHVHASFNNTIITITDRQGNALSWASSGGQGFKGSRKSTPFAAQVASEVAGRAAIEQGIKNLDVEIKGPGPGRESSVRALGALGIRITSISDVTPVPHNGCRPQKRRRI, encoded by the coding sequence ATGGCTAAATCACCCGCAAACAATGCTGCTCAGCGTGTTCGCAAGAAGGTTCGCAAGAACGTTTCTGACGGCATCGCTCACGTGCACGCATCGTTCAACAACACGATCATCACCATCACTGATCGCCAAGGCAACGCCCTTTCTTGGGCTTCGTCCGGCGGTCAGGGTTTCAAGGGTTCGCGCAAGTCGACTCCGTTTGCTGCTCAGGTAGCATCCGAAGTGGCTGGCCGCGCTGCCATTGAACAGGGGATCAAGAACCTCGACGTCGAGATCAAGGGCCCAGGTCCAGGTCGCGAGTCGTCGGTGCGCGCTCTGGGCGCACTGGGTATCCGCATCACTTCGATCTCCGACGTGACGCCGGTTCCCCACAACGGCTGCCGCCCTCAAAAGCGTCGTCGTATCTAA
- the rpsM gene encoding 30S ribosomal protein S13, which translates to MARIAGINIPPHQHAEIGLTAIFGIGRTRARKICEACGIAFSKKVKDFTDADLEKIRDEIAQFTIEGDLRRETTMNIKRLMDIGCYRGFRHRRGLPMRGQRTRTNARTRKGPRKGAAALKK; encoded by the coding sequence ATGGCACGTATCGCTGGTATCAATATTCCTCCGCATCAGCATGCTGAAATCGGCCTGACGGCTATTTTCGGCATCGGTCGCACACGCGCTCGCAAGATCTGCGAAGCATGCGGAATCGCCTTCTCCAAGAAGGTCAAAGACTTCACCGACGCAGATCTCGAAAAGATCCGCGACGAAATCGCTCAGTTCACCATTGAAGGTGACCTGCGCCGTGAAACCACCATGAACATCAAGCGCTTGATGGACATTGGTTGCTATCGCGGCTTCCGCCATCGCCGAGGCCTGCCTATGCGTGGTCAGCGTACGCGTACCAATGCTCGTACTCGCAAGGGTCCGCGCAAGGGCGCAGCGGCACTCAAGAAGTAA
- the rpmJ gene encoding 50S ribosomal protein L36 encodes MRVSASVKKICRNCKIIRRKGVVRVICTDARHKQRQG; translated from the coding sequence ATGAGAGTTTCGGCTTCGGTCAAGAAGATTTGCCGCAACTGCAAAATCATCCGCCGCAAGGGCGTTGTGCGTGTCATCTGTACAGATGCACGCCACAAGCAGCGCCAAGGCTGA
- the secY gene encoding preprotein translocase subunit SecY, producing MATNAAQIAKTGKFGDLRRRLVFLLLALVVYRIGAHIPVPGIDPAQLQQLFSGQQGGILNLFNMFSGGALSRFTVFALGIMPYISASIIMQLMTYVVPTFEQLKKEGESGRRKITQYTRYGTLGLALFQSLGIAVALESSAGLVLNPGFGFRMTAVVSLTAGTMFLMWLGEQITERGLGNGISILIFGGIAAGLPSAIGGMFELVRTGAMGPLAAILIIVIIALVTYFVVFVERGQRKILVNYARRQVGNKVYGGQSSHLPLKLNMAGVIPPIFASSIILLPATVVNWFSAGESMRWLKDIAGTLTPGQPIYVLLYAAAIIFFCFFYTALVFNSRETADNLKKSGAFIPGIRPGENTARYIDKILVRLTLVGAVYITFVCLLPEFLILKYNVPFYFGGTSLMIIVVVTMDFMAQVQNYMMSQQYESLLKKANFKTTL from the coding sequence GTGGCTACTAACGCAGCGCAAATTGCGAAAACGGGCAAGTTCGGCGACCTGCGTCGTCGACTGGTGTTTTTGTTGCTGGCGTTGGTCGTGTACCGCATCGGGGCGCATATCCCCGTGCCGGGCATCGATCCAGCTCAGCTGCAGCAGCTGTTCAGTGGCCAACAAGGTGGCATTCTGAACCTGTTCAACATGTTCTCGGGTGGGGCGCTTTCGCGCTTCACGGTGTTCGCACTGGGGATCATGCCGTATATCTCGGCATCGATCATCATGCAGCTCATGACCTACGTGGTCCCGACATTTGAGCAGTTGAAGAAGGAAGGCGAATCCGGCCGCAGGAAGATCACCCAGTACACGCGTTATGGAACGCTTGGCTTGGCACTCTTTCAGTCGCTTGGTATTGCTGTCGCTCTGGAGAGCTCCGCAGGCCTGGTGCTGAACCCCGGGTTTGGCTTCCGCATGACGGCCGTTGTCAGCCTTACCGCTGGCACGATGTTCCTCATGTGGCTGGGCGAGCAGATCACCGAGCGTGGTCTGGGCAATGGTATCTCCATACTGATCTTCGGCGGTATCGCCGCAGGTCTGCCCAGCGCGATCGGTGGGATGTTCGAGCTCGTACGTACTGGCGCCATGGGGCCGCTGGCAGCAATTCTGATCATCGTGATCATTGCTCTGGTGACCTATTTCGTTGTGTTCGTAGAGCGCGGTCAGCGCAAGATTCTGGTGAACTACGCAAGGCGTCAGGTGGGCAACAAGGTATATGGCGGTCAATCCTCCCATTTGCCTCTGAAGCTCAACATGGCCGGTGTGATTCCCCCGATCTTCGCTTCGTCCATCATCTTGTTGCCTGCTACTGTGGTGAACTGGTTCAGTGCCGGTGAGTCCATGCGCTGGTTGAAGGACATCGCGGGTACGCTTACCCCGGGTCAACCGATCTACGTATTGCTCTACGCTGCTGCAATCATTTTCTTCTGCTTCTTCTACACGGCTCTGGTTTTCAACAGCCGCGAGACTGCAGACAACTTGAAGAAGAGCGGTGCGTTCATTCCGGGCATTCGTCCTGGGGAGAATACAGCGCGCTACATCGACAAGATTCTGGTTCGACTGACGCTGGTTGGCGCGGTGTACATCACTTTTGTGTGCCTGCTGCCAGAGTTCCTGATCCTGAAGTACAACGTGCCATTCTATTTTGGTGGTACGTCTCTCATGATCATTGTGGTGGTCACCATGGACTTCATGGCCCAGGTTCAGAACTACATGATGTCGCAGCAGTATGAGTCGTTGTTGAAAAAGGCAAACTTTAAAACAACGCTCTGA
- the rplO gene encoding 50S ribosomal protein L15, whose translation MELNSIKPADGAKHAKRRVGRGIGSGLGKTAGRGHKGQKSRSGGYHKVGFEGGQMPLQRRLPKRGFKSTTLKFNAEVTLSALNQLDMAEVDVLALKNAGLVGQLAKVVKVIKSGELTKAVKLNGIGATAGAKAAIEAAGGSLA comes from the coding sequence ATGGAACTCAATAGCATCAAGCCTGCAGATGGCGCAAAGCACGCCAAGCGTCGCGTGGGCCGTGGTATCGGCTCTGGCCTTGGCAAGACCGCTGGTCGCGGTCACAAGGGTCAGAAGTCGCGTTCGGGTGGCTACCACAAGGTAGGCTTCGAAGGCGGTCAGATGCCTCTGCAGCGTCGTCTGCCAAAGCGTGGTTTCAAGTCCACAACGTTGAAGTTCAACGCTGAAGTGACTTTGTCTGCGCTGAATCAACTCGACATGGCTGAAGTGGACGTTCTTGCATTGAAGAATGCAGGTCTCGTCGGCCAACTCGCGAAGGTCGTGAAGGTGATCAAGTCTGGTGAACTCACCAAGGCTGTGAAGCTGAACGGTATCGGCGCGACTGCAGGTGCCAAGGCTGCTATCGAAGCAGCCGGTGGTTCCCTGGCCTAA
- the rpmD gene encoding 50S ribosomal protein L30: MTTQTTVKVQLVRSPIGTKESHRATVRGLGLRKLNSTSELKDTPEVRGMINKISYLVKVL, from the coding sequence ATGACAACGCAAACAACCGTTAAGGTTCAATTGGTGCGCAGCCCTATCGGCACCAAGGAATCGCACCGCGCTACCGTGCGTGGCCTGGGTCTTCGCAAGCTCAACAGCACCAGCGAACTCAAGGACACACCTGAAGTGCGCGGCATGATCAACAAGATCAGCTATCTGGTCAAAGTCCTCTGA
- the rpsE gene encoding 30S ribosomal protein S5, whose translation MAKFSPKVQDEGRDDGLREKMIAVNRVTKVVKGGRILGFAALTVVGDGDGRVGMGKGKSKEVPAAVQKAMEEARRNMVKVSLKNGTVYHSVMGHHGAASVMLNPAPKGTGIIAGGPMRAVFEVMGITDIVAKSHGSSNPYNMVRATFDALANSTTPSEVAAKRGKSVEDLFVA comes from the coding sequence ATGGCAAAGTTTTCCCCCAAGGTGCAAGACGAAGGTCGTGACGACGGTCTGCGCGAAAAAATGATCGCGGTGAACCGCGTCACCAAGGTTGTGAAGGGTGGTCGTATTCTCGGCTTCGCTGCACTGACCGTGGTTGGCGACGGTGATGGCCGCGTTGGCATGGGCAAGGGCAAGTCGAAAGAAGTGCCTGCAGCTGTGCAGAAGGCTATGGAAGAAGCTCGTCGCAACATGGTGAAGGTTTCGTTGAAAAACGGTACCGTCTACCACAGCGTGATGGGTCACCACGGCGCTGCTTCGGTGATGCTGAATCCGGCCCCCAAGGGTACCGGTATCATCGCAGGCGGCCCGATGCGCGCAGTGTTCGAAGTGATGGGTATCACTGACATCGTTGCGAAGAGCCACGGCTCGTCCAACCCCTACAACATGGTTCGTGCAACGTTCGACGCACTGGCAAATTCCACTACCCCTTCGGAAGTGGCAGCCAAGCGTGGCAAGAGCGTTGAAGACCTGTTTGTTGCCTGA
- the rplR gene encoding 50S ribosomal protein L18, with protein MLTKKEQRLRRARQTRIRIAQQGIARLSVNRTNLHIYATLISGDGSKVLASASTAEADVRKELGGAGKGGNVSAAQAIGKRIAEKAKAAGVEKVAFDRAGFAYHGRVKALAEAAREAGLQF; from the coding sequence ATGTTGACAAAGAAAGAGCAGCGTCTTCGTCGTGCCCGTCAGACGCGTATTCGTATTGCCCAACAAGGCATTGCACGTCTGTCCGTGAATCGTACGAACCTCCATATCTACGCTACGCTGATTTCTGGCGATGGCTCCAAGGTGCTGGCTTCGGCCTCCACTGCAGAAGCCGATGTTCGCAAGGAACTGGGCGGCGCTGGCAAGGGCGGCAACGTCTCCGCTGCGCAAGCCATCGGCAAGCGCATTGCTGAAAAGGCAAAGGCCGCTGGCGTTGAAAAAGTAGCTTTCGATCGCGCTGGTTTCGCATACCACGGCCGAGTGAAGGCTTTGGCTGAAGCTGCCCGCGAAGCGGGTCTGCAGTTCTAA
- the rplF gene encoding 50S ribosomal protein L6 — translation MSRVGKSPVTVPQGVDVTLNNNQISVKGAGGTLSLNPNALVTVTLNEGKLTFVPVNESREANAMSGTMRQLVNNMVLGVSKGFEKKLTLIGVGFKAAASGSKLNLAVGYSHPVNFEMPQGITVATPTPTEIILKGADRQRVGQLAAEIRAVRPPEPYKGKGIRYADEKVVIKETKKK, via the coding sequence ATGTCCCGCGTAGGAAAATCCCCTGTTACCGTCCCGCAAGGCGTGGACGTGACATTGAACAACAACCAGATCAGCGTCAAGGGCGCAGGCGGCACTCTGTCCCTGAACCCCAACGCCCTGGTGACAGTGACTCTGAACGAAGGCAAGCTGACGTTTGTCCCCGTGAACGAGTCCCGCGAAGCCAATGCCATGAGCGGCACCATGCGTCAGCTGGTGAACAACATGGTTCTGGGTGTGAGCAAGGGTTTCGAGAAGAAGTTGACGCTGATCGGCGTGGGCTTCAAGGCTGCTGCTTCCGGTTCCAAGTTGAACCTGGCTGTTGGCTATTCGCACCCTGTTAACTTCGAGATGCCTCAGGGCATCACTGTGGCAACTCCAACACCGACCGAAATCATCCTCAAGGGTGCAGATCGTCAACGCGTTGGTCAGCTGGCTGCAGAAATCCGCGCTGTGCGTCCTCCCGAGCCTTACAAAGGCAAGGGCATCCGTTATGCGGATGAGAAGGTCGTCATCAAAGAGACCAAGAAGAAATAA
- the rpsH gene encoding 30S ribosomal protein S8: MSMSDPIADLLTRIRNAQMVSKATVSVPSSKVKIAIAQVLKDEGYIDGFQVKTEDGKSELLITLKYYAGRPVIERIERVSRPGLRVYKGRDSIPTVMNGLGVAIVTTPKGVMTDRKARATGVGGEVLCYVA, from the coding sequence ATGAGCATGAGTGATCCCATCGCTGACTTGCTGACCCGCATTCGCAATGCGCAAATGGTTTCCAAGGCTACCGTTTCGGTGCCATCTTCCAAGGTGAAGATTGCCATTGCACAGGTGCTGAAGGACGAGGGTTACATTGACGGCTTCCAGGTTAAGACCGAAGACGGCAAGTCTGAACTCCTAATCACACTGAAGTACTACGCCGGTCGCCCCGTGATCGAGCGTATCGAGCGCGTGAGCCGTCCTGGCCTGCGTGTGTACAAGGGTCGTGATTCCATCCCTACCGTGATGAACGGTCTGGGTGTGGCAATCGTCACCACTCCCAAGGGTGTGATGACCGACCGCAAGGCGCGTGCTACCGGTGTCGGTGGCGAAGTGCTTTGCTACGTCGCTTAA
- the rpsN gene encoding 30S ribosomal protein S14, which translates to MAKVALIQRELKREKLAAKYAAKYAELKAIAGDAKRSDEEREAARLGLQKLPRNANPTRQRNRCEITGRPRGTFRQFGLGRAKIRELAFAGDIPGVTKASW; encoded by the coding sequence ATGGCTAAAGTAGCTCTGATCCAGCGCGAACTCAAGCGCGAAAAACTGGCCGCCAAGTACGCTGCCAAGTACGCAGAACTGAAGGCAATCGCCGGCGACGCAAAGCGTAGCGACGAGGAGCGTGAAGCAGCCCGTCTGGGCCTGCAGAAGCTCCCACGCAATGCAAATCCCACACGTCAGCGCAACCGTTGCGAAATCACCGGTCGCCCACGTGGCACATTCCGTCAATTCGGTCTGGGCCGCGCCAAGATCCGTGAACTGGCTTTTGCTGGCGACATCCCCGGTGTCACCAAGGCCAGCTGGTAA
- the rplE gene encoding 50S ribosomal protein L5, translating into MARLQKYYREKIVAELTEKFGYKTPMEVPRLTKITLNMGVSEAVADKKVMDHAVSDLTKIAGQKPVVTKSKKPIAGFKIREGQAIGCMVTLRGVQMYEFLDRFVTVALPRVRDFRGISGRAFDGRGNYNIGVKEQIIFPEIEYDKVDALRGLNISITTTAKNDEEAKALLAGFRFPFKN; encoded by the coding sequence ATGGCACGACTGCAAAAATACTACCGCGAAAAGATTGTTGCTGAACTGACAGAAAAGTTCGGCTACAAGACCCCCATGGAAGTCCCGCGCCTCACGAAGATCACCCTGAACATGGGTGTGAGCGAAGCCGTGGCTGACAAGAAGGTGATGGACCACGCTGTGTCCGATCTGACCAAGATTGCGGGTCAGAAGCCTGTTGTTACCAAGTCGAAGAAGCCAATCGCTGGCTTCAAGATCCGTGAAGGCCAAGCGATTGGCTGCATGGTGACTCTGCGTGGCGTTCAGATGTATGAATTCCTGGATCGTTTCGTGACCGTGGCTCTGCCGCGCGTTCGTGACTTCCGTGGTATCTCTGGTCGCGCTTTCGACGGCCGTGGCAACTACAACATCGGCGTCAAAGAACAGATCATCTTCCCTGAAATTGAGTACGACAAGGTCGACGCACTGCGTGGTCTCAATATCAGCATCACCACGACAGCCAAGAACGACGAAGAAGCCAAGGCTCTTCTCGCTGGCTTCCGTTTCCCGTTCAAGAACTAA
- the rplX gene encoding 50S ribosomal protein L24, translated as MNKIRKGDEVIVLTGRDKGKRGTVSLRKDDSHVLVEGINLVKKHVKPNPMKGTTGGIVEKAMPIHQSNVAIFNAATGKADRVGVKVQADGSRVRVFKSNGAEIKAA; from the coding sequence ATGAACAAGATTCGCAAGGGCGATGAAGTCATCGTGCTCACAGGGCGCGATAAGGGCAAGCGTGGCACGGTTTCGCTGCGCAAGGATGATTCCCACGTGCTCGTGGAAGGCATCAACCTGGTCAAGAAGCACGTCAAGCCGAACCCCATGAAGGGTACGACCGGCGGCATCGTGGAAAAGGCCATGCCTATCCACCAGTCCAACGTAGCGATCTTCAATGCCGCCACCGGCAAGGCTGACCGTGTTGGCGTCAAGGTGCAAGCTGACGGTTCGCGCGTTCGCGTGTTCAAGTCCAACGGCGCCGAAATCAAGGCAGCCTAA
- the rplN gene encoding 50S ribosomal protein L14, with protein MIQTESRLDVADNTGAKSVLCIKVLGGSKRRYASVGDIIKVTVKEAAPRGRVKKGDIYSAVVVRTAKGIRRGDGSLVKFDGNAAVLLNAKLEPIGTRIFGPVTRELRTEKFMKIVSLAPEVL; from the coding sequence ATGATCCAGACAGAATCTCGGTTAGACGTCGCCGATAACACCGGCGCGAAGTCCGTCCTCTGCATCAAGGTGCTGGGTGGCTCCAAGCGTCGTTATGCAAGCGTCGGCGACATCATCAAGGTCACCGTCAAGGAAGCTGCTCCGCGTGGTCGCGTCAAAAAAGGCGATATCTACAGCGCAGTGGTGGTCCGCACAGCCAAGGGCATCCGCCGTGGCGACGGTTCGCTTGTTAAATTTGACGGCAATGCAGCAGTGCTGCTGAACGCCAAACTGGAGCCGATCGGCACCCGCATCTTCGGCCCCGTGACACGTGAACTGCGTACTGAAAAGTTCATGAAGATCGTGTCTCTGGCACCCGAAGTTCTCTAA